A window of Pseudomonas guangdongensis contains these coding sequences:
- the secA gene encoding preprotein translocase subunit SecA, whose translation MFAPLLKKLFGSRNDREVKRMSKAVQAINALEERMVALSDEQLKAKTEEFRARLAQGESLDKLLPEAFAVAREAGKRVMGMRHFDVQLIGGMTLHEGKIAEMRTGEGKTLVGTLAVYLNALSGKGVHVVTVNDYLARRDANWMRPLYEFLGLSVGVVTPFQDPTDKRAAYAADITYGTNNEFGFDYLRDNMAFSLEDKFQRELNFAVVDEVDSILIDEARTPLIISGPAEDSSRLYLQMNQLIPRLERQVEAEEGAEGQEGHYIIDEKSRQVELTEQGHQFLEELLTQAGLLAEGESLYSAHNLGLLTHAYAALRAHTLFHRNVEYIVQNGQVVLIDEHTGRTMQGRRLSEGLHQAIEAKEGVQIQAESQTLASTTFQNYFRLYGKLAGMTGTADTEAFEFRQIYGLDVMVIPTHRPVARKDFNDLVYLTQEEKYAAIIADVKECQAQGRPVLVGTASVEGSEYLSQLLGKAGIEHKVLNAKFHDKEAEIIAQAGRPGAVTIATNMAGRGTDILLGGNWEVEVAALENPTDEQVAQIKADWQKRHQQVIEAGGLHVIASERHESRRIDNQLRGRAGRQGDPGSSRFYLSLEDNLMRIFASDRVKNFMKALGMQSGEAIEHRMVTNAIEKAQRKVEGRNFDIRKQLLEFDDVANEQRKVIYHMRNSLLAAEHVGETIAEFRTEVLARAIDAHIAPQSLPEQWDIAGLEAVLYGDFGLQLPIQQWLDEDDKLYEETLRQRILDELVQAYQAKEELAGSETLRTFEKQILLRVLDDLWKDHLSTMDHLRHGIHLRGYAQKNPKQEYKRESFALFQELLENIKRDAIRVLSHVQVRQNDPAEEEERLRREAEALAARMQFQHAAAPALDDAPAAETQADGDVAVAQVPVRQEPKVGRNEPCPCGSGKKYKHCHGQIS comes from the coding sequence ATGTTTGCGCCTTTGTTGAAGAAACTCTTTGGAAGCCGGAACGACCGTGAAGTCAAGCGCATGAGCAAGGCGGTCCAGGCCATCAATGCGCTGGAAGAGCGGATGGTTGCGCTCTCCGACGAGCAGCTCAAGGCCAAGACCGAAGAGTTCAGGGCGCGTCTGGCCCAGGGCGAGTCGCTCGACAAGCTGCTGCCCGAGGCCTTTGCCGTGGCCCGCGAGGCCGGCAAGCGGGTGATGGGCATGCGTCACTTCGACGTGCAGCTGATCGGCGGCATGACCCTGCACGAGGGCAAGATCGCCGAGATGCGTACCGGCGAGGGCAAGACCCTGGTCGGCACCCTGGCGGTCTACCTCAATGCGCTGTCCGGCAAGGGCGTCCATGTGGTCACCGTCAACGACTACCTGGCGCGCCGCGACGCCAACTGGATGCGTCCGCTGTACGAGTTCCTCGGCCTCAGCGTCGGCGTGGTCACTCCCTTCCAGGACCCGACCGACAAGCGCGCCGCCTATGCCGCCGACATCACCTACGGCACCAACAACGAATTCGGCTTCGATTACCTGCGCGACAACATGGCCTTCAGCCTGGAAGACAAGTTCCAGCGCGAGCTGAACTTCGCCGTGGTCGACGAGGTGGACTCGATCCTCATCGACGAGGCGCGTACCCCGCTGATCATCTCCGGCCCGGCCGAGGATAGCTCGCGTCTGTACCTGCAGATGAACCAGTTGATCCCGCGCCTGGAGCGCCAGGTCGAGGCGGAAGAGGGTGCCGAGGGCCAGGAAGGCCACTACATCATCGACGAGAAGAGTCGTCAGGTCGAACTGACCGAACAGGGTCACCAGTTCCTCGAGGAACTGCTCACCCAGGCCGGCCTGCTGGCCGAGGGCGAGAGCCTCTACTCGGCGCACAACCTCGGTCTGCTGACCCACGCCTACGCCGCGCTGCGTGCCCACACCCTGTTCCACCGCAACGTCGAATACATCGTGCAGAACGGCCAGGTGGTGCTGATCGACGAGCACACCGGGCGCACCATGCAGGGCCGCCGCCTGTCCGAGGGCCTGCACCAGGCCATCGAGGCCAAGGAAGGCGTGCAGATCCAGGCCGAGAGCCAGACCCTGGCCTCGACCACCTTCCAGAACTACTTCCGCCTGTACGGCAAGCTCGCCGGCATGACCGGCACCGCCGACACCGAAGCCTTCGAGTTCCGCCAGATCTACGGCCTCGACGTGATGGTGATCCCCACCCACCGCCCGGTGGCGCGCAAGGACTTCAACGACCTGGTCTACCTGACCCAGGAAGAGAAGTACGCGGCGATCATCGCCGACGTCAAGGAATGCCAGGCCCAGGGCCGTCCGGTGCTGGTCGGCACCGCTTCGGTGGAGGGCTCCGAGTACCTGTCGCAGCTGCTCGGCAAGGCCGGCATCGAGCACAAGGTGCTCAACGCCAAGTTCCACGACAAGGAAGCCGAGATCATCGCCCAGGCCGGTCGTCCCGGCGCGGTGACCATCGCCACCAACATGGCCGGCCGCGGTACCGACATCCTCCTCGGCGGCAACTGGGAGGTGGAGGTCGCCGCCCTGGAGAATCCGACCGACGAGCAGGTCGCGCAGATCAAGGCCGACTGGCAGAAGCGCCACCAGCAGGTGATCGAGGCCGGCGGCCTGCACGTGATCGCCTCCGAGCGCCACGAATCGCGACGCATCGACAACCAGCTGCGCGGCCGTGCCGGTCGCCAGGGCGACCCGGGTTCCAGCCGCTTCTACCTGTCGCTGGAAGACAACCTGATGCGCATCTTCGCCTCCGACCGGGTGAAGAACTTCATGAAGGCCCTCGGCATGCAGTCCGGAGAGGCCATCGAGCACCGCATGGTCACCAACGCCATCGAGAAGGCGCAGCGCAAGGTCGAGGGGCGCAACTTCGACATCCGCAAGCAGCTGCTCGAATTCGACGACGTGGCCAACGAGCAGCGCAAGGTGATCTACCACATGCGCAACAGCCTGCTGGCCGCCGAGCATGTCGGCGAGACCATCGCCGAGTTCCGCACCGAGGTGCTGGCACGTGCCATCGACGCCCACATCGCGCCGCAGTCGCTGCCCGAGCAGTGGGACATCGCCGGCCTGGAAGCCGTCCTCTACGGCGACTTCGGCCTGCAGCTGCCGATCCAGCAGTGGCTCGACGAGGACGACAAGCTCTACGAGGAAACCCTGCGCCAGCGCATCCTCGACGAACTGGTCCAGGCCTACCAGGCGAAGGAAGAGCTGGCCGGCAGCGAAACCCTGCGCACCTTCGAGAAGCAGATCCTGCTGCGTGTGCTGGACGACCTGTGGAAGGACCACCTGTCGACCATGGACCACCTGCGGCACGGCATCCACCTGCGCGGCTACGCGCAGAAGAACCCCAAGCAGGAGTACAAGCGCGAGTCCTTCGCCCTGTTCCAGGAGCTGCTGGAGAACATCAAGCGCGACGCCATCCGCGTGCTGTCCCACGTCCAGGTGCGCCAGAACGACCCGGCCGAGGAAGAGGAGCGCCTGCGCCGCGAGGCCGAGGCCCTGGCCGCGCGCATGCAGTTCCAGCATGCCGCCGCGCCGGCCCTGGACGACGCTCCGGCCGCCGAGACCCAGGCCGATGGCGACGTGGCGGTGGCCCAGGTGCCGGTGCGCCAGGAGCCCAAGGTCGGTCGCAACGAGCCCTGTCCGTGCGGCTCCGGCAAGAAGTACAAGCACTGCCACGGCCAGATCAGCTGA
- the argJ gene encoding bifunctional glutamate N-acetyltransferase/amino-acid acetyltransferase ArgJ, producing the protein MAVGLGPLPTLHPVPGFELGIASAGIKRVGRKDVVVMRCAEGSTIAGVTTTNAFCAAPVLITRERLGGAVRYLLTNTGNANAGTGADGLANARRSCAALAALTGVAEDAILPFSTGVIGEPLPVEKIEAALPAALADLKEDNWALAAEGIMTTDTLPKGASRQFQHDGVTVTVTGISKGAGMIRPNMATMLGYIATDAKVAQPVLQDLVRDAANKSFNRITIDGDTSTNDCCMLIATGRAALPEVTEKAGELYAQLKQAVFEVFMEVAQAIVRDGEGATKFVTVQVNGGGNHQECLDVAYAVAHSPLIKTALFASDPNWGRILAAVGYAGVANLDVSLIDVFLGDVCIARQGGRAATYTEEQGAAVMAREEIAIRIELGRGDCSETIWTTDLSHEYVRINAEYRS; encoded by the coding sequence ATGGCTGTCGGTCTCGGTCCCCTGCCCACCCTGCACCCGGTTCCCGGTTTCGAACTCGGCATCGCCTCGGCCGGCATCAAGCGCGTCGGCCGCAAGGACGTGGTGGTGATGCGCTGCGCCGAAGGCTCGACCATCGCCGGGGTGACCACCACCAACGCCTTCTGCGCCGCGCCGGTGCTGATCACCCGCGAGCGCCTCGGCGGCGCGGTGCGCTACCTGCTGACCAACACCGGCAACGCCAACGCCGGCACCGGCGCCGACGGCCTGGCCAACGCCCGCCGCAGCTGCGCCGCGCTGGCCGCGCTGACCGGCGTCGCCGAGGACGCGATCCTGCCGTTCTCCACCGGGGTGATCGGCGAGCCGCTGCCGGTTGAGAAGATCGAGGCCGCGCTGCCGGCCGCGCTGGCCGACCTCAAGGAAGACAACTGGGCGCTGGCCGCCGAAGGCATCATGACCACCGACACCCTGCCCAAGGGGGCCAGCCGCCAGTTCCAGCACGACGGCGTCACCGTCACCGTCACCGGCATCAGCAAGGGCGCCGGGATGATCCGCCCGAACATGGCCACCATGCTCGGCTACATCGCCACCGACGCCAAGGTCGCCCAGCCGGTGCTGCAGGACCTGGTGCGCGACGCCGCCAACAAGTCGTTCAACCGCATCACCATCGACGGCGACACCTCGACCAACGACTGCTGCATGCTGATCGCCACCGGCCGGGCCGCCCTGCCGGAAGTCACCGAGAAGGCCGGCGAGCTGTACGCCCAGCTCAAGCAGGCGGTGTTCGAGGTGTTCATGGAAGTCGCCCAGGCCATCGTCCGCGACGGCGAGGGCGCCACCAAGTTCGTCACCGTGCAGGTCAACGGCGGCGGCAATCACCAGGAGTGCCTGGACGTCGCCTACGCGGTGGCTCATTCGCCGCTGATCAAGACCGCGCTGTTCGCCTCCGACCCGAACTGGGGGCGCATCCTCGCTGCGGTCGGCTACGCCGGCGTGGCCAACCTCGACGTCAGCCTGATCGACGTGTTCCTCGGCGACGTGTGCATCGCCCGCCAGGGCGGCCGCGCCGCGACCTACACCGAGGAGCAGGGCGCGGCGGTGATGGCCCGCGAGGAAATCGCCATCCGCATCGAGCTGGGCCGCGGCGACTGCAGCGAGACCATCTGGACCACCGACCTGTCCCACGAGTACGTGCGGATCAACGCCGAATACCGTTCCTGA
- a CDS encoding Nudix family hydrolase — protein MKALHVVAAVIRGTDGRILLAQRPADKHQGGLWEFPGGKVEAGEPVEAALARELHEELDIRVEQARPLIEVRHDYPDLSVLLDVWEVSGFAGTPRGMEGQPLVWAEESALDDFQFPAANRPIVTAARLPADYLITPAAGAAAELLAGIERALARGVRLLQLRAPQLSVSAYRALADEVLALCAGRAEVLLKGPLAWVADFPAAGWHLTAAQLRELAGAPRPLPAGRWLAASCHDAEELALAAQLGVDFATLSPVQPTASHPGVAPLGWERAAELIRGFNQPVYLLGGLGPDERERAWRSGAQGVAGIRGLWPC, from the coding sequence GTGAAGGCATTGCATGTGGTGGCCGCGGTGATCCGCGGCACGGACGGGCGCATCCTGCTGGCGCAACGACCGGCGGACAAGCACCAGGGCGGGCTGTGGGAATTCCCCGGCGGCAAGGTCGAGGCCGGCGAGCCGGTCGAGGCGGCGCTGGCCCGCGAGCTGCACGAGGAACTGGACATCCGCGTCGAACAGGCCCGCCCGCTGATCGAGGTGCGCCACGACTACCCCGATCTCTCGGTGCTGCTGGATGTCTGGGAGGTCAGTGGCTTCGCCGGCACGCCGCGCGGCATGGAAGGCCAGCCGCTGGTCTGGGCGGAGGAGAGCGCGCTGGACGACTTCCAGTTCCCCGCCGCCAACCGGCCGATCGTCACTGCCGCGCGCCTGCCGGCCGACTACCTGATCACCCCGGCCGCAGGGGCCGCCGCCGAGCTGCTGGCGGGCATCGAGCGGGCGTTGGCGCGCGGCGTTCGTCTGCTGCAGCTGCGCGCGCCGCAGTTGTCGGTCAGCGCCTATCGCGCCCTGGCCGACGAGGTGCTGGCGCTGTGCGCCGGACGCGCCGAGGTGCTGCTCAAGGGGCCGCTGGCCTGGGTGGCGGACTTCCCCGCCGCCGGCTGGCACCTCACGGCCGCGCAGCTGCGCGAACTGGCCGGCGCACCGCGCCCGCTGCCCGCCGGCCGCTGGCTGGCCGCCTCCTGCCACGACGCCGAGGAGCTGGCGCTGGCCGCGCAACTGGGCGTCGACTTCGCCACCCTGTCGCCGGTGCAGCCCACCGCCAGCCATCCCGGGGTCGCACCGCTGGGCTGGGAGCGTGCCGCCGAGCTGATCCGCGGCTTCAACCAGCCGGTCTACCTGCTCGGCGGGCTCGGCCCAGACGAGCGCGAGCGCGCCTGGCGCAGCGGCGCCCAGGGCGTGGCGGGGATTCGGGGCCTGTGGCCGTGCTGA
- a CDS encoding DUF721 domain-containing protein, protein MTFRPLPARAPAVLLRGTKTLQQLFGEAQRLARLQQLLESQLQPAARMHCQVASWRHGCLLLIVTDGQWATHLRYQQKRLLRQLQTCKEFAGLERILIKVQPATPAPQSRRAQPRLTDSAAQTLRSTAAGIADPRLRAALERLASHTEPAARDD, encoded by the coding sequence ATGACCTTCCGCCCCCTGCCCGCCCGCGCGCCGGCCGTCCTGCTGCGCGGGACGAAGACCCTCCAGCAGCTGTTCGGCGAGGCGCAGCGCCTGGCGCGCCTGCAGCAATTGCTGGAGAGCCAACTGCAGCCGGCCGCCCGCATGCACTGCCAGGTGGCCTCCTGGCGCCATGGCTGCCTGCTGCTGATCGTTACCGACGGGCAATGGGCCACCCACCTGCGCTACCAGCAGAAGCGTCTGCTGCGCCAGTTGCAGACCTGCAAGGAGTTCGCCGGGCTGGAGCGGATCCTGATCAAGGTGCAGCCCGCAACGCCCGCTCCGCAGAGCCGCCGCGCGCAACCGAGGCTCACCGACAGCGCCGCACAGACCCTGCGCAGCACCGCGGCCGGCATCGCCGACCCGCGCCTGCGCGCCGCTCTGGAGCGGCTGGCCAGCCACACCGAGCCGGCGGCGCGCGACGACTGA
- the lpxC gene encoding UDP-3-O-acyl-N-acetylglucosamine deacetylase produces MIKQRTLKNIIRATGVGLHSGEKVYLTLKPAPVDTGIVFCRTDLDPMVEIPARAEFVGDTTLSTTLIKGDAKVDTVEHLLSAMAGLGIDNAYIELSAPEVPIMDGSAGPFVFLIQSAGLQEQEAAKKFIRIKREVSVEEGDKRATFVPFDGFKVTFEIDFDHPVFRGRTQTASVDFSSTSFVKEVSRARTFGFMRDIEFLRSQNLALGGSVDNAIVVDEFRVLNEDGLRYEDEFVKHKILDAIGDLYLLGTSLIGEFRGHKSGHALNNRLLRTLMADKDAWEVVTFEDASTAPISYMRPAAAV; encoded by the coding sequence ATGATCAAACAACGCACTTTGAAGAACATCATCCGTGCCACCGGCGTCGGCCTGCACTCGGGGGAGAAGGTTTACCTGACCCTGAAGCCGGCCCCGGTGGACACCGGTATCGTGTTCTGCCGCACCGACCTCGATCCGATGGTGGAAATCCCGGCCCGGGCCGAGTTCGTGGGCGACACCACCCTGTCCACCACCCTGATCAAGGGTGACGCCAAGGTGGACACCGTCGAGCACCTGCTGTCGGCCATGGCCGGCCTGGGCATCGACAACGCCTATATCGAGCTGTCGGCCCCGGAAGTGCCGATCATGGACGGCAGCGCCGGTCCCTTCGTGTTCCTGATCCAGTCCGCCGGTCTGCAGGAGCAGGAGGCGGCGAAGAAGTTCATCCGCATCAAGCGTGAAGTCAGCGTGGAGGAGGGCGACAAGCGCGCCACCTTCGTGCCGTTCGACGGCTTCAAGGTGACCTTCGAGATCGACTTCGACCATCCGGTGTTCCGCGGTCGCACCCAGACGGCCAGCGTCGACTTCTCCAGCACCTCGTTCGTCAAGGAAGTCAGCCGCGCGCGCACCTTCGGCTTCATGCGCGACATCGAGTTCCTGCGCTCGCAGAACCTCGCCTTGGGTGGCAGTGTCGACAACGCCATCGTGGTCGACGAGTTCCGTGTGCTCAACGAGGACGGCCTGCGTTACGAGGACGAGTTCGTCAAGCACAAGATCCTCGACGCCATCGGCGACCTGTACCTGCTCGGCACCAGCCTGATCGGCGAGTTCCGTGGCCACAAGTCCGGCCATGCGCTGAACAACCGCCTGCTGCGGACCCTGATGGCCGACAAGGATGCCTGGGAAGTGGTGACCTTCGAGGATGCCTCCACGGCACCGATTTCCTACATGCGTCCGGCGGCCGCCGTCTGA
- a CDS encoding heavy metal translocating P-type ATPase, whose product MDLSIWERLLRWRDPALLLLSGLALLAGGLAQWRGDAGLAAASWAAGSLLMALVLGVEIVRRLLRGETGVDLLALLAIGAALAFEQWLVAAVVALMLASGRTLEFLTHQRAERELRALIDRAPREAWLDEGGDLRRVPVEQVRIGQVLLVRLGEVVPVDGRLLSPSASLDESALSGESLPVTRPCDSLLASGVVNIGAPFQLQATQTAAQSTYAGVVRLAEAARRSRAPFVRLADRYALFFIPLSLALAGLAGWLSGDPLRVLAVLVVATPCPLILAVPIAIMGGISRAARRGILIKDGATLEALAGVQQLFLDKTGTLTSGQARLQSVEVRDDGDPQRVLGWAASLAQASVHPISQAIVCAAQQQGLPLQAPQAVEESPGAGLCGRVDGHRVRLGTLSFAQAEQADNRWAASILRRMDYAACGGSFVQVDGELVGALLFADSVRRETPRVIRRLRAAGIRRIVMLTGDRLETAEMIALAAGIDELRAGLSPADKVCAVQEARSAGMTLMVGDGINDAPALAAADVGMAMGAAGATASAEAAGAVLLVDRLDRLVEALEIARQTRAIARQGVLAGMGLSLLAMLAAAFGYLPALAGAVVQELIDVAVILYALRALGPHGAATPWLSGEQIDRLQDKHAQLTRVLDRLQQLAVEYHRLEPEAGRRAFAALVDDLQLLLVEHEHDDERSLYPWLSAQLAGEDPLSALSRGHREIFRLIHLLTRMRDDLLEDPAAIPSDELQTLLIRLDTLVRLHFEQEEELFECLDRR is encoded by the coding sequence ATGGACCTGAGCATCTGGGAGCGCCTGCTGCGCTGGCGCGACCCGGCACTGTTGCTGCTGAGCGGACTGGCGCTGCTGGCCGGCGGCCTGGCCCAGTGGCGGGGCGACGCCGGACTGGCGGCGGCGAGCTGGGCGGCGGGCAGCCTGCTGATGGCGCTGGTGCTGGGCGTCGAGATCGTCCGCCGCCTGCTGCGCGGCGAAACCGGCGTCGACCTGCTGGCCCTGCTGGCCATCGGCGCCGCCCTGGCGTTCGAGCAATGGCTGGTCGCCGCGGTGGTGGCGCTGATGCTGGCCAGCGGCCGCACCCTGGAGTTCCTCACCCACCAACGCGCCGAGCGCGAGCTGCGCGCGCTGATCGACCGCGCGCCGCGCGAGGCCTGGCTGGACGAGGGCGGCGACCTGCGCCGGGTGCCGGTCGAGCAGGTGCGGATCGGTCAGGTGCTGCTGGTGCGCCTGGGCGAGGTGGTGCCGGTCGACGGCCGGCTGCTCAGCCCCAGCGCCAGCCTCGACGAGTCGGCACTGAGCGGCGAGTCGCTGCCAGTGACACGCCCGTGCGACAGCCTGCTGGCCAGCGGCGTGGTCAACATCGGCGCGCCGTTCCAGCTGCAGGCCACGCAGACCGCCGCGCAGAGCACCTATGCCGGGGTGGTGCGGCTGGCCGAGGCGGCGCGCCGCTCGCGCGCGCCCTTCGTGCGCCTGGCCGACCGCTACGCGCTGTTCTTCATCCCCTTGAGCCTGGCGCTGGCGGGACTGGCCGGATGGCTGAGCGGCGATCCGCTGCGCGTGCTGGCGGTGCTGGTGGTGGCCACGCCCTGCCCGCTGATCCTCGCCGTGCCGATCGCCATCATGGGCGGCATCTCGCGGGCCGCGCGGCGCGGCATCCTGATCAAGGACGGCGCCACCCTGGAGGCGCTGGCCGGGGTGCAGCAGCTGTTCCTCGACAAGACCGGCACCCTGACCAGCGGCCAGGCCCGGCTGCAGTCGGTGGAGGTCAGGGACGACGGCGATCCGCAGCGGGTGCTCGGCTGGGCGGCGTCGCTGGCCCAGGCGTCGGTGCACCCGATCTCCCAGGCCATCGTCTGCGCCGCCCAGCAGCAAGGGTTGCCGCTGCAGGCGCCGCAGGCGGTGGAGGAAAGCCCCGGCGCCGGGCTGTGCGGTCGGGTCGACGGCCATCGGGTGCGGCTCGGCACCCTGTCGTTCGCCCAGGCCGAGCAAGCGGACAACCGCTGGGCGGCGAGCATCCTGCGGCGCATGGACTACGCCGCCTGCGGCGGCAGCTTCGTGCAGGTCGACGGCGAGCTGGTCGGCGCCCTGCTGTTCGCCGACAGCGTGCGCCGGGAAACGCCGCGGGTGATCCGGCGCCTGCGCGCCGCCGGCATCCGGCGCATCGTCATGCTCACCGGCGACCGCCTGGAAACCGCCGAGATGATCGCCCTGGCCGCCGGCATCGACGAGCTGCGCGCCGGGCTGTCCCCGGCGGACAAGGTATGCGCCGTGCAGGAGGCGCGCAGCGCCGGGATGACCCTGATGGTCGGCGACGGCATCAACGACGCGCCGGCGCTGGCGGCGGCCGACGTCGGCATGGCGATGGGCGCGGCCGGCGCCACCGCCTCGGCGGAGGCGGCGGGCGCGGTGTTGCTGGTCGACCGTCTGGATCGCCTGGTCGAGGCGCTGGAGATCGCCCGGCAGACCCGCGCGATCGCCCGCCAGGGCGTGCTGGCCGGCATGGGGCTGTCGCTGTTGGCCATGCTGGCCGCGGCCTTCGGCTACCTGCCGGCGCTGGCCGGCGCGGTGGTGCAGGAGCTGATCGACGTCGCGGTGATCCTCTATGCGCTGCGCGCGCTAGGCCCGCACGGGGCGGCGACACCCTGGCTCAGCGGCGAGCAGATCGACCGTCTGCAGGACAAGCACGCCCAGCTGACGCGCGTGCTGGATCGCCTGCAGCAACTGGCCGTGGAGTACCACCGGCTGGAGCCGGAGGCCGGACGCCGGGCGTTCGCCGCACTGGTGGATGACCTGCAGCTGCTGCTGGTCGAACACGAGCACGACGACGAGCGCAGCCTCTACCCCTGGCTGTCGGCGCAACTGGCCGGCGAAGACCCGCTGTCGGCGCTGAGCCGCGGGCATCGTGAGATATTCCGCCTGATTCACCTGCTGACTCGCATGCGTGACGACCTGCTGGAGGATCCGGCGGCCATCCCGAGCGATGAGCTGCAGACGCTGCTGATTCGCCTGGACACCCTGGTGCGCCTGCACTTCGAGCAGGAGGAGGAGCTGTTCGAGTGCCTGGACAGGCGTTGA